Sequence from the Gemmatimonadaceae bacterium genome:
GTTCGTCGTCACGCCCCCGGTTGGCCCGTGCTCGGCGTAGCGCACCATCGTTTCCGGCGCGAGCACGGGCAGTCCGAACGGAAGCGCCAGTGCCCCGTATGCGGCGACGATGGCGAGCGCGGTCGCGCGCGCCGTCGTTCCGAGTCCGCTGCGCGCCCCCGTGGCGGTGTAGCGCTCGAGCCACGCCGCGCCGCCGCCGACCAGCGCCGGATACACCGGCAGCAGGTAGTACGACTTGCCGTGGAACCAGAGAATGATGCCTAACGCAACCAGGCACGACACGGCGACCACGCGCACCTGCGGCTCGCGCCAGTATGCCCACAGGCCCGCCAGCGCGAGCGCCGCCCCCAGGCCGAGCATCTGGACCTGGCTCACGAAAAAGCCCGCAACCGTGACGTGCACGAGTTGTTGCGCCGAGAGCTCGCGCTCGTAGAGCACCGCCGTCCAGCCCGTGTGCATCTGGCCGGCGATGCTCGGACTTCCCAGGGCAAACGCCAGCACCGCCGCGGCATACGGCCACGGTGTGGCCAGCCAGCGCCGCTCCGGCAAGGCGAGGACCGCGACCAGCACCCCGGCGCCGATGATCGCGATGCTGAACTTGACGAGCAGCCCGAGACCTGCCGCCGCGCCTAACGCGAGCCACCACCGGCCGTCACCCGTTCTCGCAAGGCGCAGGAGCGCGAACAACACCAGTGCCCACGCGAGTTGGTCGAACACCACCGGTTGGAAGAGCGTCCCGCTTCTCAGCAGCGCCGGACTCGCCACGATCGTGAGCGCGGCCAGCGCCTGCGCGTACGCGCGCCCGCCAAACTCGCATGCAAAGTACGCCGCGAAGACCACCAGGCCGGCGGACGCAAGGCCAGGCAGGATGCGCACCGGCACCAGCCCCAGTCCCGTCGTCGCGCGCATGAGTTGGGACAGGATTGCCATCGCCGGCGGGAAGTCCATCGACCAGAGATGGAGATGCGCGCCCATCGCGAAGTAGAGGAACTCGTCGCGCTGGAAACCGTAGGGCGTGATGAGCGCCGTCATCACGTGGAGCGCGAGATCGAGAACAACCGCGGCAGCGAGAACTCGCGCGGCGATGGCGGGACGGGAATCGGAGGTCATATCGGTCCACCGAAAATACCGTCCGCAAAGGCCGCATACCACCGGGTTCGTGCGCCAACTCGAACGTCCGGTGCGCAATTAGTGATGCAGAACGCTTCGAAAGATCGCGGCCAGCCGATCGAATGCCGTCGTACGCAACGATTGAATCGGCGGTTGATGCAAGAGGCGCAGCGTCCCATCGAGCTCGACGATCTCCGATCGCGCCCGGCCCGCGTCGCCGCGAGTGAAGCGAATCGTCGCCGTCGCGTCTGCCACGCGAATATTGCGAACCACGATTTCAGGCAGCCACGATGGAAGTACCGGATCCACGACGAGCGTTCGCAATGGCGACAGCGGCTGCAAGCCTAACAGAACATGGATGAGCAGCACATACGCCGTCTGATTCCATAGCTGCAGGGGGTTTGCGCGCGGGTAGGCCCCAGGCTGCGGGAATTCGGTGCGCGCATAGCCGCCCACGCACTCCGGGATGCGACCGTAATCGTAGAGCTGGCCCAGATCGAAGAGGCCGCCGGCTAACGAGACCGCGCGCTCATCGAAGCCGTAGCGCCTGAGTCCGAACGCGATCGTCGCGTTCTCGACGGGCCACACGCTGCCCAGGTGGTAGGCGAGCGGGCTGTACGAAGGATGCTCCGCCGAGAGCGTGCGAATCCCCCAGCCGCTGAACATGTCCGGCGCAAACAGGCGCTCGACGACGCGCGGCACGTACGCATCATCGATGATGCCGCACGCGAGGCAATGCCCAACGTTGGAGGTGATACTGCGCGCCAATCGCTTCTTGGCGTCGAACGCGAGCGCGAAGAAGCTCTCGTCTTCCATCCACCAACCGCGGTTGAATCGTTCTTTCAGGGCAAGCGACGAATCCCACAACGCGCGCGCGTCATCGTGTTGGCCCTGAACCCAACTGAGCACCGCCATGAATTGCTGCGCCGCGAACCAGTAGCCCTGCAATTCACACGTGCCGAGCGGCGACGGCACCGCCCTGCCGTCTTCGTATACGATGGCATTGCCGCTGTCCTTCCATCCCTGATTCTTGGTGCCGACGGTCGACCGAGTGTGATACTCGAGATAGCCGTCGCCGTCCATGTCGCCGTAGTCGCGAGCCCAATCGAGAATGCGGCGCGCGGTATCCCAGTGCCGCGCGACCACTGCCCTGTTCCCCGACCACGCGAACGCGTGGCCGAGCGCGATGATGTACATGAACGGGCTGGCGAAGTCCGCGTAGTATTCGCCGAACGGATTCAGGTTGAGGCGGGCGAGCGGACCGCGTCGCATCTGGAACGGGATGCGGCCCGGTTGGGCATCGGTCCAGTCATCGACGCGACTGGACTGGCGACGGCCGAGTTTCGCCAGCGCGGATTCGGTCATGGCGCCGGCGTCGAGCATGGCGGTCTGCCATCCCGCCGTTAACGCATCGCGGCCAAAGAGCGCCGGGTAGAACGGCAAGCCGGCTTGCGGCATCAACCACTCATCCTCGGCGCCCTCGAGCACGGCGAGTGACGTCACATCGGAAACGGCGTTTTGGATGATGCGCTCGAGCACTCCGTTGGACGGTATCTCGATGGTCGCGAGCGAGGAGCGCCACGCCTGGAGTCTGCGCGTACGGCGCGCATCGCGTTGGTCATCGTTGGGCGAAGTCTCATCGAGCGCCGTTATTTCGAGTCCCGTCTCGACTGCCGTGCGCGGCTCCAAGCGCACATGCGTGACGAGGCGATCGCGCGATGCGGTCCACGTTAGGCCGCCCGTCGCGACGACCCTCGTTGCCAGCGGCAATTGCGGATGGCCGTATCGCAGGCGAACGCCGTGCTCGAGCGGTTCTCGTTCGACCGGCGCCTCCTGGTGGCGTGAGCCGGAGAGCGCTTCCTGCAGGTCGGCGAAATCGGCAGCGAACGTCCACGCGATCTCGAGATCGGCCGCCAGCGCCGTCCGATTCGCGAGGGTGAGCGCGATGTCGAGCCCATCGAACCGCACGCGCTCGCGCACGCGAACGTCGATGCCGCGCTGGATCACGCCGTGCGAATCCCGCGACGTCGTGTCATCGGAGACATCGGTGCCGCCGCCGCCAAAGTGCGTGAGCTCCGGATACACGTACACGAAATCGAGCTCGTGTTGCGACCCGACAGCATCGGCGCAGAGCCACGGCGCGGCGCCGTTCACCTCGAGGCGCATCACCGACAGATGACGCGCTTCGTGAAAATAGAAACCAGTGAGGAAGTCCTGTTCAGAGCATTCGCCGCGAGCCGTCGTGATCAGCAACGACGGACCGTTCCAGGCATATCGTGCGTCGCCCAAGACGTGGCAGAGCGGAGTCGTCATCGTCCGATGGCGGATGGGCAGCCATACAGCGAGCGGCGTGCCGGGCTGCCGTGGCCAGGCGGAGAAACGGGCCGGCGGCGCGTCTTATGCACTGGACCGCCGGGGTCGCCGCCCGGCGGGACGCGCCGGGGAGGGGCCATTGTTAGGCATCCGCCGGCGCTCACAGGGAGGGACCAATGCCAAAGCTCGTTGGGCACTACATCCATCCGATGCTCATCGTGTTTCCGCTCGGACTCTTCGTGACCGCGCTCATCTTCGACATCATCCACTTCATCTGGGGCGCGCCGTCGCTGCCGATCGCGAGCTTCTGGATGATTGGCGCCGGCGTGATCGGCGGGTTGCTGGCCGCCGTGTTTGGGTTGGCGGAT
This genomic interval carries:
- a CDS encoding glycogen debranching N-terminal domain-containing protein, which encodes MTTPLCHVLGDARYAWNGPSLLITTARGECSEQDFLTGFYFHEARHLSVMRLEVNGAAPWLCADAVGSQHELDFVYVYPELTHFGGGGTDVSDDTTSRDSHGVIQRGIDVRVRERVRFDGLDIALTLANRTALAADLEIAWTFAADFADLQEALSGSRHQEAPVEREPLEHGVRLRYGHPQLPLATRVVATGGLTWTASRDRLVTHVRLEPRTAVETGLEITALDETSPNDDQRDARRTRRLQAWRSSLATIEIPSNGVLERIIQNAVSDVTSLAVLEGAEDEWLMPQAGLPFYPALFGRDALTAGWQTAMLDAGAMTESALAKLGRRQSSRVDDWTDAQPGRIPFQMRRGPLARLNLNPFGEYYADFASPFMYIIALGHAFAWSGNRAVVARHWDTARRILDWARDYGDMDGDGYLEYHTRSTVGTKNQGWKDSGNAIVYEDGRAVPSPLGTCELQGYWFAAQQFMAVLSWVQGQHDDARALWDSSLALKERFNRGWWMEDESFFALAFDAKKRLARSITSNVGHCLACGIIDDAYVPRVVERLFAPDMFSGWGIRTLSAEHPSYSPLAYHLGSVWPVENATIAFGLRRYGFDERAVSLAGGLFDLGQLYDYGRIPECVGGYARTEFPQPGAYPRANPLQLWNQTAYVLLIHVLLGLQPLSPLRTLVVDPVLPSWLPEIVVRNIRVADATATIRFTRGDAGRARSEIVELDGTLRLLHQPPIQSLRTTAFDRLAAIFRSVLHH
- a CDS encoding glycosyltransferase family 39 protein, whose protein sequence is MTSDSRPAIAARVLAAAVVLDLALHVMTALITPYGFQRDEFLYFAMGAHLHLWSMDFPPAMAILSQLMRATTGLGLVPVRILPGLASAGLVVFAAYFACEFGGRAYAQALAALTIVASPALLRSGTLFQPVVFDQLAWALVLFALLRLARTGDGRWWLALGAAAGLGLLVKFSIAIIGAGVLVAVLALPERRWLATPWPYAAAVLAFALGSPSIAGQMHTGWTAVLYERELSAQQLVHVTVAGFFVSQVQMLGLGAALALAGLWAYWREPQVRVVAVSCLVALGIILWFHGKSYYLLPVYPALVGGGAAWLERYTATGARSGLGTTARATALAIVAAYGALALPFGLPVLAPETMVRYAEHGPTGGVTTNTDRVLRLPQDYADMLHWRRRVAAVAHVYDSLPPAERANAVIGATNYGEAGAIDYYGPSLGLPNALCGCGTYWFFGPGTKPGTVLVTIGVAEAALRGFYGDVTPAGRLVDTLAVPEEQDVPLFVSTEPKTTLQALWPRLDPRCDSCRR